A window of the Bacillus andreraoultii genome harbors these coding sequences:
- the ybeY gene encoding rRNA maturation RNase YbeY → MPLEIDYIDETQELDKETLEVILQLLHVAAKEESVDENSELSLSFVDNNRIHEINREYRGIDRPTDVISFALEEQTEEEMDIVGNDLPRVLGDIIISIPKAKEQAEEYGHSFIRELGFLAVHGFLHLLGYDHGTKEEEREMFHKQEEILKEFGLTR, encoded by the coding sequence ATGCCGTTAGAAATTGACTACATTGACGAAACACAAGAACTTGATAAAGAAACGCTAGAAGTTATATTACAGTTATTACATGTAGCTGCGAAAGAGGAAAGTGTAGATGAAAATAGTGAATTATCCTTAAGTTTTGTTGACAATAATAGAATCCATGAGATTAATCGTGAGTATCGTGGTATCGATCGACCGACAGATGTCATTTCGTTTGCTCTTGAAGAACAGACTGAAGAGGAAATGGACATCGTTGGCAATGATCTTCCACGTGTATTAGGTGACATTATTATTTCAATCCCAAAAGCGAAAGAACAGGCTGAAGAATATGGCCACTCATTTATACGGGAATTAGGTTTTTTAGCAGTACATGGATTTCTTCATTTACTAGGGTATGACCACGGTACAAAAGAGGAAGAACGGGAAATGTTTCATAAGCAGGAAGAGATTTTAAAAGAATTTGGTTTAACAAGATAG
- the era gene encoding GTPase Era translates to MNSNNNEHQYKSGFITIIGRPNVGKSTFINQVIGQKIAIMSDKAQTTRNKIQGVLTTNDAQMIFIDTPGIHKPKHRLGEFMIKVATNTLNEVDIVLYMVNASESFGRGEEFILEKLQSVKTNVFLIINKIDLIHPDELITIIDQYKDKYPFAEIVPISALQGNNVDRLLDTIKNYLPEGPQYYPSDQITDHPERFIISELIREKVLHLTREEIPHSVAVIIEKIETRKNGTLHIMAAIIVERDSQKGIIIGKQGSMLKEIGKRARVDIENLLGSKVFLELWVKVQKDWRNKATVLREFGYREDEY, encoded by the coding sequence ATGAATAGTAATAATAATGAGCATCAATATAAATCAGGATTCATTACAATAATTGGTCGACCCAATGTTGGAAAGTCTACATTTATCAATCAAGTTATTGGACAAAAGATAGCGATCATGAGTGATAAAGCACAAACGACAAGAAATAAAATTCAAGGAGTTTTAACAACGAATGATGCGCAGATGATTTTTATCGATACACCGGGAATACACAAGCCTAAACATCGTTTGGGAGAATTTATGATAAAAGTTGCAACAAATACTTTGAATGAAGTTGATATTGTATTATATATGGTTAATGCGTCTGAAAGCTTTGGTCGTGGAGAGGAATTTATTCTAGAAAAATTACAAAGTGTTAAAACAAACGTATTTTTAATTATAAATAAAATTGATTTAATTCACCCTGATGAGTTAATTACAATTATTGATCAGTATAAAGATAAATATCCTTTTGCTGAAATTGTACCGATCTCTGCATTGCAAGGGAACAATGTAGACCGTTTGCTTGATACAATAAAAAATTATTTACCTGAAGGACCACAATATTACCCGAGTGATCAAATAACAGATCATCCAGAAAGATTTATTATCTCCGAGTTAATTAGGGAAAAAGTACTCCATTTAACGAGAGAAGAAATTCCTCATTCTGTGGCGGTTATCATTGAAAAGATTGAAACGAGAAAAAATGGTACACTTCATATTATGGCAGCCATTATCGTTGAGCGTGACTCACAAAAAGGAATTATAATCGGTAAACAAGGGTCGATGTTAAAAGAAATAGGAAAAAGAGCAAGAGTTGATATTGAAAACTTATTAGGGTCAAAAGTCTTCTTAGAATTATGGGTAAAAGTTCAAAAAGACTGGCGAAATAAAGCTACTGTGTTAAGAGAATTTGGTTATCGTGAAGATGAATATTAA
- a CDS encoding YqzL family protein — protein MLHFTWKVFTQTGSIDTYLLYKELAKEMEDTPDNDIELADADIPVT, from the coding sequence ATGCTACATTTTACTTGGAAGGTTTTTACCCAAACAGGAAGTATTGACACTTATCTCCTTTACAAAGAATTAGCAAAAGAAATGGAAGATACACCAGATAACGATATAGAACTAGCTGATGCTGATATTCCTGTGACCTAA
- a CDS encoding diacylglycerol kinase family protein — protein MKRFFLSFRFAFEGFICAFYRERNLKLHLCAALLVTIIGFIARLSLLEWMILTLTIGGVIVTELLNTAIERTVDLVSEEHHPLAKQAKDIAASACLLSALVSIIIGILLFVPKVL, from the coding sequence ATGAAAAGATTCTTTTTATCCTTCCGATTTGCATTTGAAGGGTTTATATGTGCGTTTTATCGGGAAAGGAATTTGAAATTACATCTATGTGCAGCATTACTTGTCACAATAATTGGATTTATTGCTCGTCTTTCTCTTTTGGAATGGATGATTCTTACTTTAACAATTGGTGGCGTAATTGTTACGGAACTCCTGAATACCGCGATTGAAAGGACAGTTGATTTAGTAAGTGAAGAGCATCATCCGTTGGCTAAACAAGCGAAAGATATTGCTGCTAGTGCATGTTTACTATCGGCGTTAGTAAGTATTATTATAGGTATTTTATTATTCGTTCCAAAAGTTTTATAA
- a CDS encoding cytidine deaminase, producing the protein MKTEQLIQEAIVARKQAYVPYSKFAVGAALLTEDGKVYHGCNIENAAYSMANCAERTAFFKAVSEGVKNFKMLTVVADTERPCSPCGACRQVMAEFCPSDMKVFLTNLKGDITETTVGELLPGAFNAEDLNE; encoded by the coding sequence ATGAAAACAGAACAATTAATTCAAGAAGCAATTGTAGCTAGAAAGCAAGCTTATGTTCCTTACTCGAAATTTGCTGTTGGTGCTGCTTTATTAACAGAAGATGGGAAAGTGTACCATGGCTGTAATATTGAAAATGCTGCCTACAGTATGGCTAATTGTGCAGAGAGAACTGCATTTTTTAAAGCGGTTTCAGAAGGAGTTAAAAACTTTAAAATGCTGACGGTTGTTGCCGATACAGAACGACCTTGCTCCCCTTGTGGCGCTTGTCGTCAAGTGATGGCAGAATTTTGTCCAAGTGATATGAAAGTATTTTTAACAAATTTAAAAGGTGACATAACTGAAACGACTGTTGGAGAGTTGTTACCAGGAGCATTTAACGCGGAGGATTTAAATGAATAG